The stretch of DNA ACCagaattatttatataacaacttgacaattatttatttaattactttattactgattaatttaaatgatcCTACTGTTAAATTATTACGAAATGCTGTCGATTGGGTGTACGTcgaaaaaaagttgttaaaccatcattttcttaaagtaaaataaaatatgataggAAGACCATTGTATTAGAGAtgactttaaaaatttaaagttggtataaattaaatttcttacaAATGACAAATGCGAAAGATCAGTTCTATAGgatatttataacttttaattttgacgttttaaagGATACACTAAAAAATAACATGCATCTTTAAGAATTTGAAAGAATAttaaatctattattattattattataaaagttattttattttttacctagCATTTATCGTTTTAGgcatgttatttaaaatttgaaagatatAGTAAATCGTCCATTCAGTTATATAAAAaggtaatttcaatttttttaaattttctataaaatgtttttttccttGTAACATTAGTATTTGAAGATATAGTTTCATTAAATAATCTATTATCTGCTTGTTAAGTAAGGTAGCTCAAAGATGAGTTTGCTTAAAATCATGTTAGGTGCATATTTATTCTctcatttaacttttaaatttaatttttttatttgaattttatcctTTCAAATGTTCTTTTTAACGGAATTTATTCTACGATAGttaattgagattaaaaatataaaaagtgttaaaaataatatataaaatatttatttatttcaaaaaatatatataaacagacacaatttatcaaattttttaaatttaggcAAATATTCAAAGTAacgaaaaaatatttgaatatattctaaatatttagaGGTTATcttcaaatatttcatttacaaaactcaaattaaaaactaagcttaaaaattttaaataataaaaactgcAAATAGATGTTGTTCAATAagattgaaaattatatatcttGTAAAGTCTCATATCACATAGGATAAGAGCATAAGCAAGAGAATGAGTGTGTTGGTGACTATATAATGAACTTTAGGTTCATGATTTTAGTCGCCCCAAGTTTAAGACATTTTGAgttagtatttaatttttcttatacttTTGTAGTAAAGTGTTGTGAGGTATAGTAAATTCCTTCTCTGGACAGTGTGGATGTACTTGGTGTCAAAAGGTTTGATAGTGTTGTCCATGTGTTATACAAGTTTTCTAATAATgctatttttttgttatctttaGAAAACGATTGTGATTTTTCTCCAGATGTAGAATTTCCACATTATATTGGTTGTGTATTCTCATGCttatttatttctctattaatagGATTCTTAGAAGTAAAGATGGTGCTTTCCAAACAAGTTCCTAACCCAACTCTATAAACAGGGGCGAAGCTTTTTGGGGGCAGGGAGGGGCCTTGGcccccaaaattttgattttatatatatatatatatatatatatatatatatatatatatatatatataaaatataaaaaatatatttaaaatatattaaatttttaaaattgtaggcaatatatattagaaattaataaaaattatattttttattttttatttcttttatttaaacataacatttaatgtaaatacaaaataaaatataaaattaaatataataaaagataaaaatatttaggtttaatttttcttttggtccctgtttttatttaaaaattgacactaggattaggttaattacaccaacaaagtaAATTATCCATATTAAGAGTCtcaaatttaatgaaaagatcATTGATCTATTTCGaagaatttaacaaaatttatcataaaagatcgaattacatcaattttttcaaaaatcggaatcaaattgagactaaaaaaattggaggaccaacttaacatttttaaaccaaaacatgaatcaaaagagtaattaaaccaaatatttattaacataatttttattttccttttaaatgtctttttagtttttcacatattgtaataatctctcactctcatatgtcttctttttgtttttaaagaaaaaaagttagacataaactcattatatttctcatttatccgCTTCCTTTCCCgtctcttgtcttacttgataatgaaaacattattttttttttatttcatgagttttttgtatattttttttatgaatatagaaaaaaatagtgtattatgtattaataataatgaatatatttttacatgtcttaatttcttattagattatgatcaattattttttagtattatttacaaaaaaggtatattgataaataatgaaaaaataaattaatcgtttaagagtgatgaaaatgaaattattgactaaaacaagatagattctacttcttcacatattttgaagcattatactaatgataaaaaatgttcaattaaagaagtcattttttgaagcattatactaatgattgaatctaatgatctcaaaattatattattttgaccccTTCGACGCTTTTGGTTAAGATCCGCCACTGTCTATAAAAGGAGTCCTAAGGGAGCATTTAGGTGGTTCATTTTCTCATGTAGTTCATGTAGCCACCATCCTCTAACACCTCATTCACTCGTTTCTTCTATATGTATGCTATTTTCATTTTACATCATATTTTGTAACGTCTTCATGAAATACTAAAACTTTGGGGttgattttcttataatttcaaTAATGGATTATTAGATTTCAAATAAGTAATGTGTTATTCATTTGAGtctattttcattctttttatcttGAGTTTTATTTATTGCTTTCAAGATTGTCTTTAAATGACATCGATAGAtgtaaacaaaaatgaattatCAAATACCATTTAAagacaattttaaaaacaacaaatataacttaggataaaagaaaaattgactCAAATAATAAAACCAAATGAATAACTCATTACTTGCTTGAAATCTGGTGTTGAAGGACAATAGCTGCACGAACTAAATGTCTCTTTGATCTCCTTTGAGTTATACTgtaatttttgttatgaatttttaggattaattgtgaatatgaGTTATCCTTTGTAGAGATTTTTCAGTTACTTTcaagatttaaaatatttggtacCAATTGGGAATATGTTGGCTCTAAGGAGGTAGCTGCAGAGATTTATTCATTGGCTTTTCAAAATTGTTGGTAGAATCTGATTCCTATTGTGAGAGCTTCATTGTTTCACTGTTTCCTTTCTCCACTgcattttctttctccttttcaagGGAACAAAATCAAATAGCACTTGCATCTGCCACTTTCACTTTTTCATGAATTCTTCCTAttacttaagaaaattaattttaacttaatttctcATACATTTGTAGTATCATTGCCtgatataaattcaaatttctcctatattatttattttacctcTGTTTATCACAAAAGTGTTAAATACAAACTTGATCTAATTATGCTTTATCCATCCATGAAACTGTTGGAAAGATAAAatggaaatatttaaaatcatgtAAAATAAACGAAAAAATTGaagcaataatatttttaataaatatgatattgTAATTTGGTTATATCTCTAATTGAGCTAAATTTTAGAATAGTTAATCTCATTTCAAGAAAATCTCAAAAATCACtctcacaagaaaaaaaaaaaggatttaaTATGAGAACTTACCGGAAAAAAGTTACAGGGACTCTTTGTTATTTGACTCAAAGCAACAATACAACtcaattctaataaaataagggagaaagaaggaagaTTTTTTTGCACTGATCCAATGTGTCTTGTGCTTTAtttccaaatttttatttatagagaCGGATTAAGAACATTATTACAGAAACAAATATAgaattaattataatgaaataaaatttattggagCAATTTAACTTTTTCCTATTTTGAATGATTCCCTAAATATATtgcatttaattattaaatttttctggCCGCAATCTTTAATTTAGCTCAATTTACTTCCGATTAATTTGATTGAATCATAATTTTCATAAGTTGACTCATTGAATTGTTGGTCATCCACATCTCCAACAACGGACTGTACAAGATTGGGCATTGATTTTCATCAATTTGGCTCATGTTAAATAATCTTAGATTACCTTTctcctaaaaaaaaatatatgcattgctaaaatcatgaaaaatgcaataaatttagtaaaattgaattatgctatgtttttattaaaatattctaaatgcttgatttataaatataataattagtttagaaaataatgttagaTCAATAAATAAAGAGTAAAATGACATACATTAATGAACCAAAAGTAAACTAATTCCAACAACATTTGAATTAAAAGACAATCTAAATTCATTGtttccaaacaaacaaacacaGATTTCTAATTTGTCCAAATAAGaaactaaaatcaaattatgCCTAAAAGATGGTACAATAACAAAAGTGTTattcaaatccaaataaaaatcggtacacaataataattcaaaagGCTCTATAACTTTCACCTCCACTGATTTGTCATCTCCAACATATATTCATCTTTCATAATCAATTGGCTTCCAGTAGCTTAAGACAACCCTGCATGGAAACACTGATGTTAGTAGTGGCACCTGAATCTAACCACCAGTGTTTCTTGGTATTTAAGATAAATTGACCTTAGAACATACCAAAACAATCATTGTACCTTTCTTTGCACACCAAGCGTGATACTTTGTACAGTTCTTCTTTACATGTCCAACCttattacaaaagaaacatttatcatcttgtttttgtttcttttgtagtGGGCCCTTACCAATTTCATTCTTGAAATTGTCAGTTTTCTTCCTTTTGCCCTTGTCTTTAGAGGTACTTGCTGAGTGAGCACTTTCAATCTTTTCTTGCTTCAGTCTCTCCTCTTCTTGTGCACAATATGAAATGAGCTCATAAAGAGACCATTTCTCTTTTTTACGGTTATAAGATACCTTAAATTGTTCGAACTGTAAGGGAAGAGAAATCAAAATTAAGTGTATGAGTAAGTCTTCTGACATCTCAAGTTTCAATGCCTTAAGTTTTGAAGCAATGTTTAACATGCTCATGATGTATTCTCTCACATTTCCTTTGCCATCGTACTTCATAGAAATCAAGCTCTGGAGAAGTGCACTTGTTTCTGTCTTATCACTTCTCGCAAAATGCTTTTCAATCTCAACAAGAAAATCTTTAGCACTTATTATTTCCTCAGATCTAGCACCCATAAAGACCTCTGGAATGTCGCGTTTAATGATCATCAGACTAATGCGATTTGAGCGGTCCCATTTCTCATAATCTTTCCTCTCTTCAGAGGTACTTGAATCCGTAGGAGAAGGGGGTTTCTCAATCCTTAATGCAAGGTCAAGATCCATGCAGCCAAGAACTATCTCCATGTTCTCTTTCCAATCCTTAAAATTTGTTCCATTGAAGACTGAAACCGAATTTAGATTAGGAAATATAGAAGCAACTGTAATTGTATTTAGATAAAgagaaataaatgaattaagctcacataataaaattaataattataaatatattcaaataatgtCTAACCTATCTCAAAACACCTAATGCACCATCAGTATCAAGTTTTTagacaataatattaattactatAGGCATCTTGTTATGATGATCAAACACTGAAAGTAAAGTCCAACAATAAATCTAACTTTTGATTGATTTATCTTTGATAAACAAAACCTTAAAACTATCACACGTCtacattaaatatatgaatGCAATTCgactaaatattaatattcttttgGATCGATCAATACTCACGtgaatatacataaaaataaacatttaaattttcctATGAACTACGTGAACAAAGAAGATTAATTCTGatgatttcttaatttaaatagctcgtttaaaattataaacaatgaataaaatttgaatattaatttataccaaaactaaaatacatttataataataaaatggatttcTTATTCAATTTACATTCTCGTAAAAGTGGGTTTTGATTTTTCAATCAAACCACTCAATTGACCACTCGACACTTAATATACATCAATATCAACATTAACATTCAAAACGCATTCCCCTAATTGAATTCGacttgaaaatgaaattcaaactaatgtaatttgaaatcataatttatatatacattgaATTCATCATACTTGCTTTGCATCCGGTGAAACGTATTGTGTACACAATATGACAAAATACTGGGACATGCAGTGTTGAAATCCAACGATTCAATTCAATCCATTCAAAACAAAGCCACGCAACATTTCAATTCTCAATTGAAACCATTCGCAAAACAGGATAAAATGTCTTTCCAATCATACTAATTGTTTTCAATCCAATTTCAATTGAAATTAAACATAACGATGACAGCGGAAAACGACAATGCATTGGATTAAACATTCAATTTCGTCATAGGTAGCATAAACGAACAAAAAAAACCTAAATctaaaaaattagggtttataaatattatagagAAATACTTAAATCTCACAATAGGGTTTACAAATTGGgggaaaaaacaaatataggctTCGTGCTAATTTGGGAACAAAACTCAATACCCaaatacatattaataaatgaaCAATTAATCCTCTTAATTAATGGAGCAATTCCAATATCCTATGAAAATGCATTATACAAAAACGCACCTGGATTGATCATTGAAAATAGGgtttattaaatatatgatcTTCCAACCGTAGAGTTCTCCTGATGGGATGAAGGGAAGAAAAACAGGAATATGTTCGGGCTTAAGGAGGGATCATAACCCCTTTAGTTTCAAAAATAATTGCTGGtatttactcatttttttaaatcactaattacgatataaaataaatatttattttacataattaaaacttaCTTTCTGTTTCAAAATTATAGCATTTTTAGTTTAGTGTGaacctattaaaaaaaattaactattacaTATTTATGGTAAAATACTCCTATCTAatgtacttttttatttttataccttttattctgaatgttttaataattaaattaaaaaagtttgttAATATCGTTGTTAATTGTATAAGgatatgtcattttttttaactatactaatatataaaaagataacaatttgataactattttttatatgtatttctttttacaATGTTATCTTTTGAGTTAAGATAATGCTttttaaccgttattttgttttgataactATTTTTGATTACCTAACAGAAATATGTATACATatgcattatttttattaatttgtctttatttttttgtaaaacgAAAGATCGAAGTGAGTTTTGTAAATAaacattagaaataaaaaataataatctaacctatttttttcttttattttttaagaaatattaaattaaatttagaactaaaattaatagaaaGAAAGAGTAGAGactaagaaaaaacattgagaatgtgattgaagaaaattttctaaaatagtttTCGGTGAAGAACTGCTCGAAAAGGTTATCTATTCAAGATGgttattctaatttatataaataaattattgaagaaGGCAAGAAAATGTTAAGAAAAAGTTTCTatcaatctattttattttaaaccgGTGATTTAGTTTGTACATTGTATCggacaattatttatttgtacacattaaaatatttgaagttattttaatatttaaattatgctgTAACTACAATTTATAACAGGAAAATATCTTCAAACATGTCAATTATATTTTGGATTTATAGTAAACAGTTTAAAtggttatttattaaaaagtattgATATTCAGTTTAGAGTTAAATATAGAAAGATGGtagaatgaaaaatataaccagttaaaaaaaatatgcatatataaaaagaaaagaataaagaaaatatataaaaagaaaagaataaagaaagatagtttgaaaattttcaaataatatattcttagtaattattataatggtgGAAAATACACTttcaaagaaaatgagaaaataatattaatagtgaGATTCACATCGTAAAGTCCCAATTAATTAATGAgcgtaattaaaaaaaaaaacgtcacatgattataatataatagCGCAGTTCAGGAATTTAAACATAAGACCTTACAACTaagacacaccacgatgccaccAAAAACAGGATAACGGTTTGACTCAAAGTTTACAATTCCAATAACGAAGAATACAGTggccatagccctaaataaAAGTCCAAAGGAAACTAAAGCCCAatccacgcggactatgcagcggaattaCCACCTCCCTGTtgtccacgggtgttcctcgtcTCTgttcacaccaacaagttgatgatcatcgcaaataagagtaccacacaacaggaacacacaacaacaaaagtagTGTAAGCTCGTGCATAAAATCACATCATCAATGAAGTCAGATACATATTCGCAGTCCATCATACGTACGTCACACAAGCATGTTACGACCTTTCAAACAATACATTAcaactcgactcgactcatccggatacatataacttggtcgaattcagtggatgcttgcacttgtggtggatacctctgctcacccccgagctgctcacccccgagctaagtgttacaagtgttgcAATGAATcgatttccctcaccacaaggttagcccttaatgagtttcaggcctcctgttactctcaccacaggggttagtccgctctaagtgagactaactgaccccttagagtgtcagaatgcaatccttaccttgaatccttacctagttatacagatggggcaccaccatggacacccactaacaggggccatggaattatgtcccgaccactgaagcgcaaccccgaaggtctcacctagagaccccaaggaattatatGCTGACGCGGACCAATCAATCATAAATTAACAATATTAGAACGTTAAATCACGTTTGAAATTTCATACCAACCCCTGAGGTCAATTCCTCATACTTATCACATTTTGGATCCATGCTACTGATCATCACCATCCCATGAGTCTAGGACCTcttctcatatcaataccatgttacTTTAATTCCAgtccactcattcatttcacatgccaaggtTCCACAATATCCGTCATTCACCATTCATGAATCATATCATACATACTTAGCAATCCATTGtgcatatatacatacatacggACGTGTATCTCATCACAacaatcatacccaaacaaATTCCAATCATCCAAGAGCAATCAAACAACCAAACAGCGCCCTGTCTCGcccaacccctcgctcaggcgagacgttctcgctcaggcgggaccccttcgcctaggcgagggctcgaaggAGGAACCAGGAGCCAACAcaagatctcgcttaggcgagtcccttctcgcctgggcgagatgttcgctcgctcaaaagttaagcaggtcgcctaggcgaccttTCGTGCAAAAGGGTTTGGGCGAGTCCCTGTTTGtcccgcctaggcgagactggctcgcttgggcgagattatcaggcCTCGCCACTGTTCTCCTGTAACAGCCACTCACACTTACTCAACCCAACATACCATGCGTCCACAATTAACAAAATCTCACACCAATCAACATAAACTCAAAATGACAGTCAACAACATGGAAGGGAGCGGAATATAAGTTTAAGCCAtagcttccctacctggaatGGGTTCGTACAGGACGTTCGACGCACAACCAAggagcacagcagctctagAACGCACTAAAGAGCTGAAAACAGAAGGTACACAAGACAAAGGGCGGATTAATACTAAACCCTAGCTGTGAAATGCAAAGGAAAAGCAAATGGAACTCAGACGATCTAGAGAGggcacttacgtggagtagaaacTGATTCGGAGCTAGTTCGAGAAGGCTTGGGGAGGAACCTTAGCAGAGCATCATGTCAGTGCAAGGGGAAAAGACGGCTAGTTTTCTGAAAGTGAACGAAAATGTGGAATTAGAGCAACACGAAGGGTTCTTATATCATGGACCAGCCTTTAGACCCACTGCTGCagggcagcccttaaaattAAAGTGGCAgaaataattgggccttacaccCATTGTCCAGCTTATGTAcgtattaatttattaaactaaaaatatttgtctttcttataaaattagtatttttctttcttcaacttTTATAAATCATTGGTTAAatctaatacaaaataatttactttcTTTGCATATGGTGTTAAACAATTCTCAAAAGATTATTTCTTCTTTATACCTATGACTAATGTTTCTGAATCGCCGAGAAAGAAAtgtaatttgtttattaattaggtttggtatatatatatatatatatatatatatatatatatatatatatatatatatatatatatatatatatatatatatatatatatatatatatatatatatatataaattaaattttagaaaaagcaaaaggtcattttaaatattggtagaaaatcaattttagttatatacaggaaaaaaaatatcaagtcACGTACGTCTACTTCTTCATCATGTAAGTTATTATTTCCAATTTCTACCCAATATTGtggttaagaaaataattatttttacttaaaatcgACGACGCTTTCTAATGGATACATTTAATCTAACACGATTACCTTCATCTTAAAATTacagttattattttattgtgtatATAATAACAACATTAAGGAAAAACAAGTGAacaaaaagatatgaaaaatttacataatttacatcatatatgtatattaataaatactaaagaaaatatatgcGTTATGCacttcactttttttaattttaaaattaaatataaataatttttaaaattttactgtaaatattataaataattttctttattaaaaatatttattttaatttaataattaatttaaaataaaaattaaataaatgaaacatttaaatttaaaaaacgtttatttttatgaaaatctCCTGTATATATTAACACCGAACAATCTTATGTAAATTTAGTTACATAGATatcacacaataaaataaaaaaatatttccgaATATGTAGcacatgtttaaaatttaaataaaaacttcattaaaattaaaaaagctCACCACCATCAACATTTTTAACCGTTTATGACCTTAATTTTCCTCTCAATAATGTAATTTTCAATCAAGGTTATTgaaatatatctataaaaaagaatttattagAAGATATGACATGATATAGATATACCTCTTTTTCCCTTTCCTTTTTTGCATTCGCTCTCTACAATTAATTACAAACTTTCAAAATTACactaaacttattttattaattgaaagaAACACAAgaatcatatatattaaatacataGTAGAAGATAGAAGATGTGatgataatttagttttttacttCCTTCAATTACTTTTTCtcgttatcttttttttatctcttatcttcAAAATGATTTCAAGTATCGATTTAAGTCTTTTACTCtcatcaaaaacaacacaaaattgttcttcattttaaGTAAGTAGCACAGAAGGActctcttcttcttcgtctAGGGTTATGATCATTGTACtgttcatgtttttttttttttttaatcccttctttttctcaattcaaattttaattattgtgttTCAAACCTTATCAATGCAGATCATTTTCAGCAAAAAGGAAGTGCAGAAggttgtgatttttttttcatagaaaGTTCATTCCTCTTGAATTGAAAACTCACAATTGAAGGTGCAAATATGAAAAAGGGTCGTCAAGCTAGTGACTCCATTGAAGATGAgaagaaaaatcttaaatacAATTTTCTATTGGAAGATTATTTACAGATACAAAAGGTTAGAATTGTTTTTTCATTCCTATTAATTTAACTATTATCatatagggatgtcaaaaaaattcatatccGTGAGTATCCACGGATAAAACCTGCAATgggtagaaaatgaatattgtaaatggatacctgcgggtaacgggtacatgcatttttaatatctgCATGCTAatggggcgggtacgggtattatagtatccgtacccgtggatactcgtacctgctatactataatttaaattataaaaaaaatgattaaaatattaacatattgattttgaatgagttatttttttatcaattgattttaatttttttttgtaaactgtcattcaacactattcaAATGAGTTTtgtggactttgtttaaaatttatctttgaCTTATGTGCGAAGTTAAAagtttaacattttaattaaaaaaaaagctaaCTTGTTTACATGGAAAATATGAATACATAAGTCATGTTTGAATGGCATtgaatatttttctcttatacaattagaaaatattaaattcaaatcatgtttttgctaataaagttatgaaaatattaCAGGAGTATGTTTCTAAGAAAAGGAAACTGCAAGCAGAAAAGCGTAAGAGAGATAAACTTGTGCAAGAAGTTCGGTATGAATCATTCGAAGATAGCatcttttgttgttgttatctcttatattttatcGAATAATGTTATGTTTTCTGATTTCAGATTTTTGAGACAAAAGTACAAGCATTTTACCGAAACACCAACAGCTAGGAATACCCAAAACGAAGAAGAATATATTCATGATGTGCTCATCGAGAAGAAGATGAATTGTGTTGCTATCGGGGTATGGTCTttgcttaaaatattaatttattgtttttaatgagttcgaaaatttaagtttaagtttaaattttatattatttatatcgtgattaaatatatttgtaatttcttaagaaaaatttagaatttgttATTACCCTAAATTTtgatatgtaatttaattttttaaactttaaaaaagaataaatatattatttttaatataattgtgtgaaacttttttaatatgttaaaaatatttcatatatatttttgaagtaTTTGTTAAACACAGCAGAATAGAGAAATATATTTGTATGTACTGTCAACTCACATCTTATTAATCGGGAAAGATTGGCTTTTAAAGCCATAC from Vigna unguiculata cultivar IT97K-499-35 chromosome 8, ASM411807v1, whole genome shotgun sequence encodes:
- the LOC114193038 gene encoding uncharacterized protein LOC114193038; amino-acid sequence: MINPVFNGTNFKDWKENMEIVLGCMDLDLALRIEKPPSPTDSSTSEERKDYEKWDRSNRISLMIIKRDIPEVFMGARSEEIISAKDFLVEIEKHFARSDKTETSALLQSLISMKYDGKGNVREYIMSMLNIASKLKALKLEMSEDLLIHLILISLPLQFEQFKVSYNRKKEKWSLYELISYCAQEEERLKQEKIESAHSASTSKDKGKRKKTDNFKNEIGKGPLQKKQKQDDKCFFCNKVGHVKKNCTKYHAWCAKKGLS